From Chthonomonas sp., the proteins below share one genomic window:
- a CDS encoding site-specific integrase: MKRTTNRRAKGSGSITKKGDIWFCRIEVKDAEGKTRHKTFNAKTKVEGNKWLEEMNRQRGRGKDLSKQEPTVSEYLTQWLNERQSEVRPSTYRSYQLMVESYIRPYLGSLKLSAITRESVVNLFRLHEKQGKSANTIRIIRIVLNNMLEQAFRDDLLTQNVVRKTKSPRVEHKTASALRDEVAVKLIAACNDHPQGLLIQTILTLGLRKGEALGLKWEAVNFEEGTVQVLGQLQYENGVLLLTQLKTQKSKRTMRLPDILVQRLRAQRERQLQLKEEWSEWVDSGHVFTSSIGTPLDPRKVGRILDELMDRIEEPRIRVHDLRHSAATLMLQSGVSIKTVSDVLGHSQISLTADTYVHLVPALESDAVNGLERLLNGKS, encoded by the coding sequence ATGAAACGTACAACAAACCGTCGAGCGAAAGGTTCAGGTTCTATCACGAAGAAAGGAGACATTTGGTTTTGTCGCATAGAGGTCAAGGACGCCGAGGGCAAAACTCGTCACAAGACCTTCAACGCAAAAACAAAGGTTGAAGGCAATAAGTGGCTCGAAGAAATGAACCGCCAACGAGGACGCGGCAAGGACCTTTCCAAACAGGAACCAACGGTAAGCGAGTACCTCACGCAGTGGCTGAACGAACGTCAATCCGAAGTGCGGCCTTCAACGTATCGGAGCTACCAACTCATGGTCGAAAGCTACATTCGTCCGTACCTAGGGAGTCTGAAGCTGAGTGCCATCACGCGTGAATCAGTCGTGAACCTGTTTCGGCTCCACGAAAAGCAAGGCAAGTCAGCGAATACAATTCGAATCATTCGGATTGTTCTCAACAACATGCTCGAACAGGCGTTTAGAGACGACCTCCTCACGCAAAACGTTGTTCGAAAGACGAAATCGCCAAGAGTGGAGCACAAGACCGCTTCAGCACTGCGAGACGAAGTCGCTGTCAAGTTGATTGCCGCCTGCAATGATCATCCCCAAGGATTGCTAATACAGACCATTCTTACCCTTGGCTTGAGGAAAGGGGAAGCACTCGGGTTGAAGTGGGAAGCAGTCAATTTTGAAGAAGGAACAGTCCAAGTGTTGGGCCAACTTCAATACGAAAATGGGGTTCTATTGCTAACCCAACTGAAGACCCAAAAGTCAAAGCGGACAATGAGGCTCCCGGATATCCTCGTGCAACGACTCCGGGCACAGCGAGAGCGTCAGTTGCAGCTTAAGGAAGAGTGGTCTGAATGGGTTGACAGCGGACACGTCTTTACTTCTTCAATCGGTACACCGCTCGATCCGAGGAAGGTCGGACGAATTCTCGATGAACTCATGGACCGTATCGAAGAGCCAAGAATCCGAGTTCATGATCTGCGGCATTCTGCGGCAACATTGATGCTTCAATCTGGAGTGAGCATCAAGACTGTTTCTGATGTCCTCGGGCACTCGCAAATCAGTTTGACCGCCGACACTTACGTTCACCTTGTTCCGGCACTGGAATCCGATGCCGTGAATGGGCTAGAACGCCTTCTTAATGGGAAGTCCTAG
- a CDS encoding helix-turn-helix domain-containing protein: MEKQFFKTSEAAEVIGISRTGIYKLIWQGRLASILINGRNRRIPRASLEEFIRAENDRANHVHKEVTQ, from the coding sequence ATGGAGAAACAGTTTTTCAAGACAAGTGAAGCCGCCGAAGTGATCGGCATTTCCCGAACAGGAATCTACAAGTTGATCTGGCAGGGACGCCTCGCCAGTATCCTGATCAACGGCCGCAACCGGAGGATTCCCCGAGCGTCACTCGAAGAGTTCATTCGGGCCGAGAACGACCGGGCAAACCACGTTCACAAGGAGGTAACTCAATGA